Part of the Labrenzia sp. PHM005 genome is shown below.
AATTATGATGCCGCTGTTTCGTGCCTTCATGCATTGCGGAATGCGGGCTGCCGGCTGGCTCTGGATGACTTTGGCACCGGTTATTCAAGCCTCAGTTACTTGCACCGATTGCCAATCGATTGCGTCAAGGTCGACCGCAGCTTTGTTGCAAATCTGAGCGATCCCGTGGCCAATGGCGTTATCACGTCGGTTGTAAACCTGTGCCAATCGATGCAGCTAGTCTGTGTGGTGGAAGGGGTCGAACAAGAAAGTCAGGCAGAAGCGCTGAAAGACATGAATTGCCAGCTTGTTCAGGGTTTTCTGTTCAGCCGCCCACGGCCATTTTCAGAAATTGAAACCAGTATCGGGAACTCCGGAACAGTTGCAGGATTGCCGCTTACATCAGAAATCCCAGAAGACCTCCTGCGCCGCTCAGCAATGTAGAAGCGGTTTACTCACCAGCACCAGTGTAAGCCCCCGCTAAAACTGGATTTCAAGCACAACAACCATATGTCAAACTGAAATATAACGCCCGCCTTTACATTACGTTCAGCGTATAAAAACAGCTCATGATGTACAGTTTTGATCTCACGGACGTTTATCAGAACGCATAACTACAGCCTGTAAAATCTCTTTGCATAGGCATTTATTACAATCCCAAAATCAAAAGAAACAATTGAGAAACAATTCTTTTGGCAAATTCCAAATAAACTTACGTCACCGTTACGTAATTTAAACAATTTCCCTCTCAGTGTGAGCCTATCAGATTTTTACAATAATCTACCTGAGATTTACTATGAATTTTCACCCATACTTTAAGATGCAAACCATTGTCGAAAAGTCGCGGTATTTTATTCGTTGGTTTTTGATTGATACACTTGAGCCAGAAATCGCACTCGCAAAGTGCAAAGAACTGAATTCTCAGATCCCGCCGCTTTATCTGCTTATCATTTTGAACGCAGTTGCAGCTGCTTATACATACCGCGATTTGGCACCGGCTTACCTGACAATCGGCACCCTCACGCCAATCCTTGCCTTTACAGCGTTACGGCTTACTTCTTGGGTCCGCTCCCGCCATATTGAGCTCACTCCCCAACAAGCAATCCGCAAATTGCGCCAGACAGCTGTGTTGGCCGGTGTGGTAGCGGCTCTGTACGTTTCATGGTCTTTCGCTCTGAAAAGCTATGGCGGCATCACAGAACAAAGTCATGTCGCAATCGTCATCACAACGACGGTCTTTGGCTGTGTCTTCTGCCTCATGCATTTGCCGCAAGCTGCCATCTTGGTCATGCTGATTGTAACTGCGCCATATCTTGTTTTTTTTCTCAGCAAAAATCAGGAAGTTTATGCGGCAATCGCCTTGAACCTTTTCCTAGTGTCCCTTGTTATCCTGAAAGTCCTGTTCAACAGCTACAACGCTTTTGTAAACTTGATAAAATCCCGGACTGAGCTGGCAACCAAACACCAAGAAACAGAACGGCTGAATAGCGAAAACGAGCGGCTGTCCCACACCGACTTTCTTACAGATCTGCCCAACCGCCGGTACTTCTTCAAGAAAATAGACAAGCACTTGGAAGCCGTCAAAGACAGCAGAGAGCCTTTTACGGTCGGTGTGATTGACTTAGACCACTTCAAGCAAGTCAACGATACCTATGGCCACAAAACTGGCGATCAGCTTTTGGTGGCGGTGGCGTCCCGTATTCAAAACCTTGACCTGCCGGACCTCGAAATCTGCCGGCTCGGCGGTGATGAATTTGGACTGTTGTTTTTAGGCGCGCCAAACACCGCAGCCTCGGTCGCGCAAACAATCTGCGACCGCCTTCAGCGCCCCTATCAAATCGGCGAAATGAGCATCACCATCGGCGCCTCTTGCGGGCTGGCCAAATTCCCGGAAGCGGGCGAGACCACACACGAATTGTTCGACCGCTCAGATTATGCGCTCTACAATTCCAAAACCACGGTCCGCGGCAGCGTCACGGTTTATTCTGCCGACCACGAAGCCAAGATCCGCTCTGACAGAGCTATCGAAAGCGCTTTGCAACGGGCTGATGTTTACGTGCAATTCCAGGTACATCTTCAGCCTATTGTTGCCCTTCCGGACCGGACGATCACTGGTTTTGAAGCGCTCGCACGCTGGACCAGTCCAGAACTCGGCCAAATCTCACCGGATGTTTTCATTCAAGTCGCGGAGCGTACCGGACAAATTCAACGGCTCACAGTTCAGCTGTTTGCTATGGCCGTAGACCAAATCAGCGCTCTGCCGGACAACTTGAGGCTGTCTTTCAATCTTTCGGCCCACGATATCTCGTCCCCTGAAACCGTTGGCCGATTGCTGAAGATTATTAAAAACCACCACATCGATCCGGCTCGGATTACTTTTGAAATCACCGAGACATCGGTCATTGACAGTTATGAGGCGGCCGAAACCTGCTTGAACAAACTGCGGGACGCAGGGTGTAGATTGGCGCTGGACGATTTCGGCACCGGATACTCCAGCCTTGGCTATCTCCATAAGCTTCCGATCGATTGTGTGAAAATCGACCGGAGTTTCATAGCCAATCTCGATGATCCGATTTCAGGCGGTGTTGTGACATCGGTTTTGAACCTTTGCCGCACTATGCAAATTGCTTGTGTCGTAGAAGGTGTTGAAAATCTCAGTCAGCTGGACGCTTTGGAAGAACTGCATTGCCCATTCGTTCAAGGCTATCTGTTTTGCCCGCCAATGCCGTTTGACGAAATTTCGGAAAGTCTGGCGAGCTCCGAGGCTATTGCCGGTTTGCCGCTTGCGCCAAAGAACGAAACAAAACACCATCATCAGGCCGCAATTTAGGGGATGGATTTAACAACTCAGCTGGTGTTCGCAATCCGGTAAACGCAGCGGCGGTCCCCCGACAAGAGGTGCTCTTGGCGCTCCACCGCGACTCCGCCGCCCAACACAGCCTTAAACAGACTAAGTTCGGACCGGCAGAAGCCCTGACAAGCTGTGGCAGCCGCGCAGATCGAACAATGGTTCTCAATCAACAAGAACCCGTCATCGTCCGCTTCCACTTCGGCCATATAGCCTTCCCGGCTGCGAAGGGCCGCCAGTGCCGCAACCTTGCCACCCAGATCATCGTTCGCGCTAACAGCCTCTGAATATAGCTGTCGGCTTTGCTCTTCGCGCCGCGCAATCAATTTGTCGAGACCGTCCTTGCCATAGAGATCTGTAACGCCGTTCAACAACCCCAAAATCAGCGCCGCATGATTGTCTGGAAACTGGCCATGGCCTTGCTCGCTCAACGACCAGTTCCGTTTTGGCCGGCCAACGGTCCCTTTAAGGTCTTCAAAAACGACCAGCTTGTCCTCCAGCAGCCCATCGAGCTGTTGGCGGACGGCAACGGAAGTGACCTCCAGCGTCTTGGCAAGTTCGGCTGCGGTCTGCGGGCCGGACACCTTCAGGGCATTGAGCAATCGGGTACGTGTGCGGTCTGACATAACTTATGAATATAACCACGCTTACGATAAAGAAAAGGATCGCTTATCTAATCTTTGGACCAATTGCGTTCATTTTCTTGAACTGTGCTTTGTGGTACCCGACCCATATGACTGGTGGCACCAAACGGCAGAAAGACATGCGCAAGGCGCTCCGCATTTTGGTGCCACGGGTACCGATGGCCGATGCAGAAGCGATTTTGGCCTTGGCGCTGGCCGGTCACTTGCGTCATCTGCCGCCCTACATTGCCGTTTGGCAGGCAACAACCAGCCACATCCGCCACAATCACACGGACTATGATGCTTTATTGGACGAAGGCTATGATCGGGATGCTGCGCGTTTTTTTGTCATCGATGCCATGAATTTGGTTTTGGAAAACTGGGGCTGCCAGAAACGGCTTTCGGCAGACGACAACAGTCTTGACTAACCATGGCGTCATCCTTTCCTCTCCACCCTATACCTTGTCATATTTGCCAATTATCCTAGGTGAAAGGATACTTATCAAAGATCGGGCCAGGGAGGTCGCCAATCGTGTCCCATTCATTGCTAAAAGCGCTTGTTTTTACAGCTTTCTCCTCAATTTTGGTGCCAGTAGAAGCCATGTCTGAAAACCGGATTGACCTCATCCGCCCGGATGCCCCGGAGCTCGCCGCCCACGGACCACACAGTGTTGGCCGGCTGACGCTGGAGCTAACGAACCCCGATCAATACGACATTGTCCGGATCGCAGCGGACGAAACACCGGAACGATACGACCGCCCGTTAACACTAGAAGTGTTTTATCCGGCTGAGCCTCATGACGCCTCGGAAGCGATGCGCGTGATTTTGCGCGATGGCCAACGGCAAGCCGATATACTCGGGCTTTCCAAGCAAAACGCCACCGCTGACCGGAACACTGCCCCCTACCCGCTTGTTTTGATTTCTCATGGCTATCCGGGCAACCGGTTTTTGATGAGCCATTTGGCAGAAAACCTCGCGACAAAGGGCTATGTGGTCGCTTCGATCGATCACACCGACAGCCTCTATCACGATAAGGCGGCTTTTGGTTCAACGCTGGTCAACCGGCCGTTGGATCAGATGTTTGTCCTGAATGAAATGGACAGGCTGTCAAAGGCCAAGGAGACACCTCTCGCGGGTCTCATCAACACGGAGCGGACAGCCTTAATCGGCTATTCCATGGGCGGTTATGGCGCCATTATTTCCGCCGGCGGCGGGGTGACCGACAAGGCGATCGACTATGATTGGGGAGCTCCCGATGGCTTGCTTGGCATACATAAAGCCGGCAGCAGCAGCCATGAAGCGCTTTTGGATCCACGGCTAAAAGCCATTGTTGCAATTGGTCCCTGGGGCCGGAACCGGGATTTCTGGGATGCTAAGGGGCTTTCGGGTGTCCGCATCCCAGCGCTCTACGTTGCCGGCAGCGTGGATGATGTTTCTGAATACGAAACCGGCATCCGCAAGATCTGGGAGGAAAGCACAGGTACTATCCGGCATTTATTGACGTTTGTCAGCGCCAATCACAACGCAGCTGCGCCGATGCCGGCACCGGCAGAATCCTATGCTTTTAGTGAGGAGCTTGGCTGGGCCCCATTTGATCATTACGCCGATGCGGTTTGGGATACGGTGCGTATGAACAACATCTTGCAGCACTTCACGACCGCCTTTGTCGACCTGCATCTGAAACACGACACCGACAAAGCCGCTTATCTCGACCTTGTGCCGACCGCAGAAGATGGTGTCATGGCCAAGAACGACGATGGGACGCTGTCTCCGGATCACACCTATTGGCACGGTTTTGCGGATCGGACAGCCAAGGGGCTGAAATTCGAAACGCTAGGCAAAGGCAAATAGCGCAATTCTGCTGGCCCGACGGTAGGACGCGATCCTTGCCAATGACATGGTTATGGGTCACCTGCTCAAGGCATGGCGTGTTGAAGATCAGGTCCGATCCGAGCTCGAAAAAGACAAACCGATCAGCGTCCATTTTTTCGAAGACTTTTCTGAAGCCAAATCCAGGATTTCTGGTGGCCTTTAACAAGGCCGTCCCCGGCTGCCGCGGGCAAGTAGACACCAACGAGAAACTGAGTTTTTAAAAATACGTGCTGAACACTATTGTTCTGTGCATTCGGGTTTGAACTTAAACTGCAGACACCAATTCAATTGTTTTTGCGCCCGAAGAAGGAAAGAAGCTTGATCGCGAGACTTTTTTTGGGGGGAGGAAGGATTCCCACAAACTCGGCAAGGTCAATGTACCCATCGTGCCGGAAGTTCAAGTAACTATCAGCAAGATCAAGCGGTATTTCGAAAACATGATCGCAAGGGTACTCGTCTCCGTCGTCCTGAACACGCTGGTTGGTAATATGTTCACCCCTTATCGAATGATACGCCTCAGGGAATTGCCCTTCCTCCTGTAAATGCAGCGGATCATCATTGTTTCCATCGTGCGTAACTTTCCATTTTGTTCGGCCATTCGATAAGAATTGCGCTGAACACCACATGATAATCTCGTTGACTTCACAAGCGATGATATCTGTTTTTTGAGAAATTGTTTCGATCAAAGAAGCATTTTTTCTAATGAAACTGTCATCTTCAAGCCAAACAATTGTCCAGTTCGTATTGCGGCCTCGCCCTATCCAAGACGCAGTAACCGGACCATGGTCGCAAACCTTGCGACCCAGCTCGAACTGAAAATATTCACCAACCTCTTCAATCGAACACTTCAAACCAATGTAACAAAGCCTGTAACCCATTCATTTCTATCCCAATACTTTTTCGCATAACCCGATCGGAGAAAAGAGGCACGTCTGCGGCTTTGCCAGCAAATGACCAGATCGTGTTTCATGTTCTTATGGCCGGCGGGCGATCAGATCGATCTCGACCAAGGCACCAACGGCAAGACCGGTCACCCCAATACAAGTGCGGCCCGGCAACTTGCCGTCTTCGAAGAACGAGCGATAGGTCTCGTTCATCTCTTCATAGTCCCGTTCGAATTGTGTCAGATACACTCGAGCGAAGGTCACATTCTCCAGCCCCAGTTCCAGCCCACCCAATACGATCTTGAGGTTCTCCATAACCCGTTCGGTCTGGGCGGCCACCCCATCCGGCAAGGGCGCATCAGGAGCATCTGGATCTGTCGGCATTTGTCCGGTGACAAATACCCAGCCGTCAACTTCCACCGCGTGAGAAAATGGAGCAACTGGTCGTGGACCTCGATCGATCATGTGATGGATTGGCAGCATAGGGGTCTCCTTAATCAACTAACAGGCTGATAGATCCATTGCTCCGGAATGTGAGCGGTCACAGCCTCGCCGACAAGAACCTCACCAGGTTTTTCAATGAATCCAACGAGTCCACGCAGACGGCGCGCCTTTTGCGCAAACAGAAGATCCAACCCGTCGCGGTCAGGATAGTTTTTCGCAATGGCCGCCCCGGCGAAGCGGCACGGTGCGTTATCGCCATCGACCCGGATCACCAATCCACCTTCAAACACGAGCCGTGTTCGTGGCGGCACCAGCGACAGATTGGGAACGCCGGACAGGGTAATGTTACCGCCGATCCATTCCGATTTCAGGTCAGGGATCTCCATCCGTTCAGCAATGATGCCGAGCTCCTCAACAGACAGGATCGAAATCTGGCGCTCGTTGCACATCTCGGTGCCGCGCGGATACCAAGGCTCCCGTCCACCGGACTTGCGTGTAAACCCTGCATGCCGGTCGCCCGGAATACCTTCAAAAGTCAGTTCAAGGCGGTCTACTGGCAGGGTTTGAAAATCATCGATGGCCGGTGTGCCAAACACGCCTTCCACCTGTCCGGAGAGTTTGAATTTGCGGGTTACCTGCAGATCATCAGGAAGACTGACAAGATGGTCGGCCATGAATGTATCCTATTTAATCGGTCGTGATGATCTGTTTAGGCGAAACAGCCTCCGACAACCAGCAAATCCCGTTGATGGAAACATTTGATTTCTTGATACATTTGGTAAGGTTACAGCGTCAAAATGATGAGAGTGGTTTCTGAGTGACTTGAAAGGATCAGCGTTGGATAAACATCCAAAGTCATCTGTTCCCAAGGTGTTCGGCATTTTGGCGGGTCTGGCTCAAGTGTGTTTTGCCAATTCTGACGCATTGGCGGACCGGGTATTGTTTGTGCAAGACAACGCCTATCCACCTTATATGACTGTAAAAGACGGTGCGGCCGGTGGTCTTTACGCGGCAATCTTAAATGAGGCCAAAGAACGCCTCGGGTCGAGTGAGTTGGAAATTCTAGCGGTTCCTTGGACAAGGGCAACGGTTCTCGTCAAGAACGGCAGTGCGCAAGGATTGGTTGGAAGCTACTACAAACCGCAGGACCGCCCCTGGATCCGGCATTGGTCCGAGCCGATTTTCCATGAAGAAGTCAGCATTTTCTGCCGGTCAGGTATTGCGCAACCTGGCTGGATCTATCCTGATGACTACAAAGGCCTCCTGTTTGGCAATGTCGCCGGATATAGAGCCCCGGGCGACCGATTTTTCGAGTTGGTCGCGCAAGGCCAGATCAAATTGGAAGAAGCCCAGACCACGGAACAAAACTTGAGCAAACTTTCCCTCGAACGGATCGATTGTTACGTGGTGGAGCGTGTCGCAACGGAAATTCTAATCCGCGAAAAGAACATCACCAATGTCGACAACGTCGGCACCGCCTCCATGGAAGCGGCTTACATCGGCTATTCCGATAAGTGGACCGGCCCGGAAGCGGACGCGTTTATCGAGGCGATGGACGCTGTAATAAAAACCATGAAAAAAGATGGGACGATTGACAGGATCGTCTCCCGTTATCCGGAAAGTTGACAATAACTCTTCAAAATCCTCTTCGGTCATGACGTAAGGACACCCCCCCTTTTTCCCTGTTTTCGGGCATATTTGGCGCTCATGGATTTGTCTTTGATTAAGTTTCCTTAAGTAGCTTACCTAATCGACATCAGTGGAAAGGACCGTCAGATTGCGGGCTCGAATTTCGTGGCATTTTACCTCACCGTGGCAAAACCTTTTTTGCCGCGTGGAAGGAGACGCGGTATCCAAGCAAAGCGCATGACGATAAAGAAAACTCTCACTGTTCTGGCTTCGGCCGTCTCCATCATCTGGCTTGGTAGCTACCAGTTGAGCGCCAGCGGAGACATCAAAACAATTACATTGGTTCAGGATTCCGACTATCCCCCATTTATGATTGCTGAGCATGCTGGTCCGGCCGGAATTTATGCAGACATTGTTCGCGCAGCCGACGAACGTTTGCCAGGCTACAACATTCTGCTGACTGCCTCTCCCTGGCCGCGGGCCAAATTCCTGGTCGAAACCGGCCGGGCCAATGGTCTTGTGGGAACTTACCATAAACCGATACGCCGGCCCTGGATCCGGCACTTCTCAACTCCACTGGCAACCGAAACGATTTATGTCTATTGCCGGGATGGAGTCGCCAAGGAGACCTGGAACTACCCGCAAGATTATGCGGGCCTTCTGTTTACCAACAATGCCGGATTTGCAACTCCAGGCACTAAGTTCTTCGAGTTGGTCGAGCAAGGCAAGATCGAAGTCATTGAAGAACAGACAACCGATGAGAACCTGCGCTTACTGCATATCGGGCGTGCCGATTGCTATGTGCAGGAACAAGTTGCTGTTGAGATCTCCTTACGCTTGAATAAGTTTCACAACATCAAACCGATCCGCAAAGTGCTGAAAGAACCGGCGCATATTGGCTATAGCGAGCATTGGAGCGCGTCGGACGGGGATGCATTTATCCAAGAGATGGACCAAGTTCTGGAAGAGATGGCCCAAGACGGAACAATCAGCGACATCATCATGAAGTGGACCGACGGCACGATCTAGCGCCGTAGTTCTCCCGTCGCCGGACAGGTTTTCTGCCATCAACTGTTGTGCCCCAAACTGAGTGCATACCAATATTTATGCAATCTGCACAAGATTTCCCCTTCGCACTGCACAATACAGGATTGTAAACTTACCTTGAGAAAGCAAAGGTGAGCCTGTCCGATGACGCAGCCGGAGTTGAACGAAAGTACATTTGCCAGATTGATCAACATCGCTGGCCGGCAACGCATGTTGTCCCAGCGTGTCGGCTTTCTATCGGCGGTTCTCAATTCCGTTCAATCGCAAACAGAAGATCAAGAACTGCAGCAATCCGACAGCCGTCTTGAAATGCTAAAGATGGCCGCTGCCGATTTTGAGCGCGGTTTTACAGTACTTCGACAAGGGGACCCGTCTCAGGATCTGCCATTTTGGGATTCAGAGGGTATCCGCGCCATATTAGCGGGGACCGGCAGTCAAAAGGGCCTGCGAACAATCAGTCACTTTATGACTGAAACCCGGCATACAATCAGCGTTTTGGAAAGTGGCAAAACCCGGCCAGACCAGGAGCTTGAGGCATTCTCCACATTCGTTTTGACCGATGTACTTGGCGTTTTGCAGCAAATTGTCACCGCCCTTGAACACGACTTTCAAACAGAAACGGCAAAGCGGCAGAAACAACGTGACCAGGAAATCGACAGGGTCCGGGCTGCGGTCGAAGAAATCCAGCGCGCTTCGAAATTCTCGCGCCTAATTGCCCTGAACGCCAAGATTTCGGCCAACAGGGCCGGCCAACATGGTAGCGAATTCCGGGCATTGACCGATGAAATCAAACAGATTTCAGACGATATTACGGAAAGCTCTGATGATATCATCCGCTTTCTTGCCTTTGCCTGACACCGCAAAATTCTAAAAGTTATTGCGCCCGAACAATGCACCCCAGCCAGCTCAAGCTGGTTGCCGCAACCTCATTTGTGAGTCCGATCTCGCGTCTATCCCGCCCAATAATACAGACATCTCGATTTTTACGGATTGAATTGCATGTAAATACAATCATTAATTGCATATTGTTGTTTGGGAGACGGTCATGGCGATTACGATAAAACTTACCAATGATACGGGTATGAGCACGGGCAATGGGACTGTTTGGGTGGCCGGCTGGATCAATGCCAGTGACAGCAGCAGTTTCAAAATCTTGCAAAAAGGTGGCAGTTTTGCTGCCCCGGCAAACCCGTCCGAACTGCCATTTCACAGTTTGCCGGATGTCGCTACGGTTACGCTCGACGAGAGCACCAACGGCAATGACCGCTTGTTGTTCGTGGTTGCCCAAAACCAGCCTGCGGCCCTTGCCATCAGTAACAACGCCCCAACTCAATATGCGCAGTACCCCTATGCGGCAGAACCGGGGGACGGAGTGCAGCCGGCCGGGCCGTACGACGTGTTTGAATTCGGAATGGACGCACAATTCAATGTAACCGCAGTCAGCGGATTCGGCCTGAATTTGCGGTTTTCAGCCACCAATCCAGCAACCGGCCACCTGCAGTACTATGGCATCGACGCTAGTGTCAGCCGGGAACAAATTGGTGCAGCCTTTACCGCATTTGTTGCCAATGAGGCCAAAACCTATGCACCTGCTGCCGATTTTGCAGAGCTTTTGTATTCCGCGCCGCTTCCAGGTACCACTTATATGCCGCCGATGATCGGCAATGAGTTTTTTGCGCTTTGCGACCCCAATGACATGCTCGCGGCCAAAAGCGGCAACTACACCGGCAGCACATCCGATCCACTTGCAAGCTATTGGGACACGGTGCTGGCCCAGTTCTTTGCCGAAGGCAACCGGATCAGCCTCAACTTAAGCGCAAATCCAGCGGCTCCAGAAATTTATTCTGGAATTTGCGGACCAAAAACCAACCCCGAAACTGGCTACGCCACACAGGCTTACTGCCTGAGTAACGGCACCAACTCCTACGACATCTACAAACCGAAACCTGGACTTCAAAGTGCGCAGTATGTTTTCCAGCAAGCCTTCGGAAACCTGACCCCAGCTGGTAGCGCGGGTGACGCAGGCTTGTTGCAGGACGCCATTTGGGAAGCTCTTTGCAGGGGCGTCGCCATGTCGGGCGTACTTCTTCCGACAACACCGCTGGAGCTGGAGCCTGGCTTTTCAACGCTGGCCTGGAACAATGCAGCGAGCTGGTACCGGGCAGGCAGCACCTGCCACTATTACGCAAAGTTCCTGCATTGCAGCGATATCGATGGCAACGACTGCCGGATCAGCGGAAAATCGCCGATCTACTATGGCGGCGCGGCCTATGGGTTCTCCATGGATGAAGATCCACTTGGCCCCTATTCCGGCCCGAATGTCCCCTCCAAGACGCCCTTTAATGTCTCCTCAGGTACCATCAAACTGTCCATTGGTCCCTGGCTCGGCACCACTCAAGCATCCTTTGCTCCGAGTGCGGCAGTTAGATAGTGGGGGTTCGCCTAGGCAATTGTTTTGATCCCGGCTCCACGCCCAGACCGGACTGAAGCTTTAGTCGGCCGGATCCCAATCTGCGATCGGAGCACCGAGGGCTGCAGCCATACGGCCGATCGCTGCGATTTGGGGAGCGTCTTTGCTTAGGAAATCTGAAGCGGCATAGCCCCACCAATCCCAGCAGCCTTTCGGATTGCCGCCAATCGCGCCAAACCAATTGAAAATATCACCGGGAATGACAGCCGCTTGCGGGTACAAAACGACAATCCGGTTGCTTTCCGCCCAGCGATTGTACTGAGTCAGGCGCGCATATTTTTCGCCGATCAGCCCACTGAACTGCTGGCAGCCGTGAAGCGCGATATGAAGGCGGCAGGTTTCCACATCTGCGCAAGCTGTCGGAATATAGGCATACCCAGTATCCCCCATTCCCGGCACACCGTCTGCATAAAGTGTCTGATCAAAGGACTTCAAGTTGGTTTCGACGGGTTCCGCCTCAGGTTCAAGCGAACCGTATAGCCAGGAGAGGATATCGCGCGCCTGCTCGATCTTCCCCGACGCCCCGTGCGGCGCGGGGCAGCTGTTCAAATAGTCCGGAGCTGTGATCGCGCAATCGACCACCCCACAAGAGAGATCCATTTTGGCGTCTTGCCGGTTGGCCGGGCAGGCATTGGTTGCCTCAGACGCGGTCAGAAACCCGTGACCGGCGTCGACATCCCGCACAAACCGAATGTTTTCCGGCGGGACATTTAGCGCGGCATAGACGTCAG
Proteins encoded:
- a CDS encoding MOSC domain-containing protein; amino-acid sequence: MADHLVSLPDDLQVTRKFKLSGQVEGVFGTPAIDDFQTLPVDRLELTFEGIPGDRHAGFTRKSGGREPWYPRGTEMCNERQISILSVEELGIIAERMEIPDLKSEWIGGNITLSGVPNLSLVPPRTRLVFEGGLVIRVDGDNAPCRFAGAAIAKNYPDRDGLDLLFAQKARRLRGLVGFIEKPGEVLVGEAVTAHIPEQWIYQPVS
- a CDS encoding type IV pili methyl-accepting chemotaxis transducer N-terminal domain-containing protein; translation: MTQPELNESTFARLINIAGRQRMLSQRVGFLSAVLNSVQSQTEDQELQQSDSRLEMLKMAAADFERGFTVLRQGDPSQDLPFWDSEGIRAILAGTGSQKGLRTISHFMTETRHTISVLESGKTRPDQELEAFSTFVLTDVLGVLQQIVTALEHDFQTETAKRQKQRDQEIDRVRAAVEEIQRASKFSRLIALNAKISANRAGQHGSEFRALTDEIKQISDDITESSDDIIRFLAFA
- a CDS encoding ABC transporter substrate-binding protein — its product is MDKHPKSSVPKVFGILAGLAQVCFANSDALADRVLFVQDNAYPPYMTVKDGAAGGLYAAILNEAKERLGSSELEILAVPWTRATVLVKNGSAQGLVGSYYKPQDRPWIRHWSEPIFHEEVSIFCRSGIAQPGWIYPDDYKGLLFGNVAGYRAPGDRFFELVAQGQIKLEEAQTTEQNLSKLSLERIDCYVVERVATEILIREKNITNVDNVGTASMEAAYIGYSDKWTGPEADAFIEAMDAVIKTMKKDGTIDRIVSRYPES
- a CDS encoding dienelactone hydrolase, translated to MSHSLLKALVFTAFSSILVPVEAMSENRIDLIRPDAPELAAHGPHSVGRLTLELTNPDQYDIVRIAADETPERYDRPLTLEVFYPAEPHDASEAMRVILRDGQRQADILGLSKQNATADRNTAPYPLVLISHGYPGNRFLMSHLAENLATKGYVVASIDHTDSLYHDKAAFGSTLVNRPLDQMFVLNEMDRLSKAKETPLAGLINTERTALIGYSMGGYGAIISAGGGVTDKAIDYDWGAPDGLLGIHKAGSSSHEALLDPRLKAIVAIGPWGRNRDFWDAKGLSGVRIPALYVAGSVDDVSEYETGIRKIWEESTGTIRHLLTFVSANHNAAAPMPAPAESYAFSEELGWAPFDHYADAVWDTVRMNNILQHFTTAFVDLHLKHDTDKAAYLDLVPTAEDGVMAKNDDGTLSPDHTYWHGFADRTAKGLKFETLGKGK
- a CDS encoding bifunctional diguanylate cyclase/phosphodiesterase, whose product is MNFHPYFKMQTIVEKSRYFIRWFLIDTLEPEIALAKCKELNSQIPPLYLLIILNAVAAAYTYRDLAPAYLTIGTLTPILAFTALRLTSWVRSRHIELTPQQAIRKLRQTAVLAGVVAALYVSWSFALKSYGGITEQSHVAIVITTTVFGCVFCLMHLPQAAILVMLIVTAPYLVFFLSKNQEVYAAIALNLFLVSLVILKVLFNSYNAFVNLIKSRTELATKHQETERLNSENERLSHTDFLTDLPNRRYFFKKIDKHLEAVKDSREPFTVGVIDLDHFKQVNDTYGHKTGDQLLVAVASRIQNLDLPDLEICRLGGDEFGLLFLGAPNTAASVAQTICDRLQRPYQIGEMSITIGASCGLAKFPEAGETTHELFDRSDYALYNSKTTVRGSVTVYSADHEAKIRSDRAIESALQRADVYVQFQVHLQPIVALPDRTITGFEALARWTSPELGQISPDVFIQVAERTGQIQRLTVQLFAMAVDQISALPDNLRLSFNLSAHDISSPETVGRLLKIIKNHHIDPARITFEITETSVIDSYEAAETCLNKLRDAGCRLALDDFGTGYSSLGYLHKLPIDCVKIDRSFIANLDDPISGGVVTSVLNLCRTMQIACVVEGVENLSQLDALEELHCPFVQGYLFCPPMPFDEISESLASSEAIAGLPLAPKNETKHHHQAAI
- a CDS encoding DUF2293 domain-containing protein: MTGGTKRQKDMRKALRILVPRVPMADAEAILALALAGHLRHLPPYIAVWQATTSHIRHNHTDYDALLDEGYDRDAARFFVIDAMNLVLENWGCQKRLSADDNSLD
- a CDS encoding RidA family protein translates to MLPIHHMIDRGPRPVAPFSHAVEVDGWVFVTGQMPTDPDAPDAPLPDGVAAQTERVMENLKIVLGGLELGLENVTFARVYLTQFERDYEEMNETYRSFFEDGKLPGRTCIGVTGLAVGALVEIDLIARRP
- a CDS encoding metalloregulator ArsR/SmtB family transcription factor produces the protein MSDRTRTRLLNALKVSGPQTAAELAKTLEVTSVAVRQQLDGLLEDKLVVFEDLKGTVGRPKRNWSLSEQGHGQFPDNHAALILGLLNGVTDLYGKDGLDKLIARREEQSRQLYSEAVSANDDLGGKVAALAALRSREGYMAEVEADDDGFLLIENHCSICAAATACQGFCRSELSLFKAVLGGGVAVERQEHLLSGDRRCVYRIANTS
- a CDS encoding ABC transporter substrate-binding protein, with the protein product MTIKKTLTVLASAVSIIWLGSYQLSASGDIKTITLVQDSDYPPFMIAEHAGPAGIYADIVRAADERLPGYNILLTASPWPRAKFLVETGRANGLVGTYHKPIRRPWIRHFSTPLATETIYVYCRDGVAKETWNYPQDYAGLLFTNNAGFATPGTKFFELVEQGKIEVIEEQTTDENLRLLHIGRADCYVQEQVAVEISLRLNKFHNIKPIRKVLKEPAHIGYSEHWSASDGDAFIQEMDQVLEEMAQDGTISDIIMKWTDGTI